The following coding sequences are from one Muntiacus reevesi chromosome 17, mMunRee1.1, whole genome shotgun sequence window:
- the LOC136148646 gene encoding mitochondrial fission factor-like isoform X2, with the protein MAEISRIQYEMEYTEGISQRMSVPEKLKVAPPNADLEQGFQGVSNASVIIQVPERIVVAGNNEDIPLSRPADLDLIQSTPFKALALKTAPRVLTLSERPLDFLDLERPAPTPQNEEIRAVGRLKKERSLSENAFRQNGQLVKTDSIPVLYGISNIDAMIEGTSEDMMVVDAASLRRQIIKLNRHLQLLEEENKERAKREMVMYSITVAFWLLNSWLWFRR; encoded by the exons ATGGCAGAAATTAGTCGAATTCAGTATGAAATGGAATACACCGAAGGTATTAGTCAGCGAATGAGTGTCCCGGAAAAATTAAAGGTAGCACCACCAAATGCTGACCTGGAACAAGGATTTCAAGGAGTTTCAAACGCTAGTGTGATTATACAAGTTCCAGAGAGAATTGTGGTAGCAGGAAATAATGAAGACATTCCACTTTCAAGACCAGCAGATCTTGACCTTATACAGTCAACTCCCTTTAAGGCTCTGGCTCTAAAAACAGCACCTCGTGTGCTCACACTGAGTGAAAGACCGCTAGATTTTCTGGATTTAGAAAGACCTGCTCCAACCCCTCAAAATGAAGAAATCCGTGCAGTTGGCAGGCTAAAAAAAGAACGCTCTTTGAGTGAAAACGCCTTTCGCCAAAATGGACAGCTGGTCAAAACTGACTCCATACCTGTGTT GTATGGCATTTCAAATATAGATGCAATGATTGAAGGAACTTCTGAAGACATGATGGTTGTAGATGCAGCTTCATTAAGACGACAGATAATCAAGCTAAATAGACATCTACAACTTCTGGAAGAGGAGAACAAAGAACGGGCTAAAAGAGAAATGGTCATGTATTCAATTACTGTAGCATTCTGGCTGCTTAATAGCTGGCTCTGGTTTCGCCGCTAG
- the LOC136148646 gene encoding mitochondrial fission factor-like isoform X1, producing MAEISRIQYEMEYTEGISQRMSVPEKLKVAPPNADLEQGFQGVSNASVIIQVPERIVVAGNNEDIPLSRPADLDLIQSTPFKALALKTAPRVLTLSERPLDFLDLERPAPTPQNEEIRAVGRLKKERSLSENAFRQNGQLVKTDSIPVLCGGSAAATSNPHHDNVRYGISNIDAMIEGTSEDMMVVDAASLRRQIIKLNRHLQLLEEENKERAKREMVMYSITVAFWLLNSWLWFRR from the coding sequence ATGGCAGAAATTAGTCGAATTCAGTATGAAATGGAATACACCGAAGGTATTAGTCAGCGAATGAGTGTCCCGGAAAAATTAAAGGTAGCACCACCAAATGCTGACCTGGAACAAGGATTTCAAGGAGTTTCAAACGCTAGTGTGATTATACAAGTTCCAGAGAGAATTGTGGTAGCAGGAAATAATGAAGACATTCCACTTTCAAGACCAGCAGATCTTGACCTTATACAGTCAACTCCCTTTAAGGCTCTGGCTCTAAAAACAGCACCTCGTGTGCTCACACTGAGTGAAAGACCGCTAGATTTTCTGGATTTAGAAAGACCTGCTCCAACCCCTCAAAATGAAGAAATCCGTGCAGTTGGCAGGCTAAAAAAAGAACGCTCTTTGAGTGAAAACGCCTTTCGCCAAAATGGACAGCTGGTCAAAACTGACTCCATACCTGTGTTGTGTGGTGGGTCTGCTGCCGCCACTTCTAATCCTCATCATGACAACGTCAGGTATGGCATTTCAAATATAGATGCAATGATTGAAGGAACTTCTGAAGACATGATGGTTGTAGATGCAGCTTCATTAAGACGACAGATAATCAAGCTAAATAGACATCTACAACTTCTGGAAGAGGAGAACAAAGAACGGGCTAAAAGAGAAATGGTCATGTATTCAATTACTGTAGCATTCTGGCTGCTTAATAGCTGGCTCTGGTTTCGCCGCTAG